Genomic DNA from Anguilla anguilla isolate fAngAng1 chromosome 17, fAngAng1.pri, whole genome shotgun sequence:
tgatttattattaattacattacattacattatatttatttggcagacacttttatccaaagcgacgtaccaaagtgcatttcatgatcatggacaactacaatatgcaggttcaataagatacaatacttattttgtacagctatttctatcCAAGAGCACAGTTCTACACTATTCTCacctaacctctgccaagccaactaggcagaagaacaagctacaatattaggacaagtacaaattaccaaaaagtgctgggatgggggaacatgtaatgAGTGTcatgaaggggggtggggggcggatttaaagtgaaatatactgagcggtggtagttagtcctggcatagtctgaagagatgagtcttcagaccacggcggaagatgggtagtaagggagaggttcgaagagggacagggagttcgttccaccactggggagctagggtggagaagctctgtgatccttttactcgggtgggagggggtacaaagCGCCCTGCTgagtggagtggtcgagcaggcgtataagatcaaatcatgtcctgcaagtagatgggggctgtccagTTGGCTGCAGCGTacgcgagggtcaggactttgaaccagatcctggcagcaaccggtagccagtggagtgatcgcagcagaggagtgacgtgggagaatttgggaaggttgtagatgagtcgggcagcggcattttgaatcatctgcaGTGGCGGGATGGCACAaactggcaggtttgcaaggagagagttgcagtaatcaagacgagaggtcaccgtagcctgaaCGAGCAGCTGGGTAGGGtgcgtagtcaggtatggtcgaatccttctgatgctGTACAGAAGTAAACTGCAGGACtctgatgttgccttgatgtgctccttgaggtccagttggtcatccaggaccaccccaggctctttgcagagtgagaggcagtcactgtggtgccatccaACCAACCTATCAACCAATCAATTAATGATGAATTAATCAATGGTACACAAATGCATACCCCCAATGGTCCTTCTGGGGGTATGCATCTTTTGCAcagtacactgtaaaatgtgtatCTTTTACTCTGCATAGTCATCATACCCCTACAATGACTTCTCCTTGTATGCTTTCTCATTGAATCTGATCACTGATCAAATAATTGGCACTGATACATGCATACTCTAATAGTCAcaggaaaaatatgtttttttttttgttactagCTTAGTGATACCACAACTGCTGAGGAGATTTTTGTTCACAATCATCATACTTTGCTGCATTTTAAATACCTTGTTGTAAAATCATTGTTTATAATAATGTTTATAGATTAATCAAGTTGGAAACTCAGTTGAGATTATCCACTGagtaaacattttattacaaataaactgcagctgctgctattcaattccatttttattttttaattctggcAATGATTTGTCATGTAAAACATCTAGACACAGATGGTCTATAAAGAAAGGTCTATAAAAGCTGCCAGGTGTCCATACAAGGATTAGTTAGAGACTCGTTTGAAAGAGAATGACTCTTGTTACCTTCGGCAAGGCGTGGCAGCGATCACGTCACACAAGGCAAGGTCAGGCCAGGACTTGCCAGACCAACTGAACTGGTTTAACTCCCACTTTCATGCCCAAAACGTCCATCCCCTGTATCACTGCCTGATCTAGAAAAGGTGAGACTTTCTCCAACTTTCTCCAACATGATTATGCCTTTCGTACATTGCCCCGAGGTTCTGGTCAAGGGCAATGCACGAAAGGGATAATCAacaatgatttaattatttcaaaataaaaaggttatttaattatttatttttatattaattatataattccatatttatttatttaaatatttgtttcattttggcaCGTTTAGTCCTCCATAATTATACACGTTGATCGATGGCTTTGACACCCTGCTACTCCTCAATTTCTTGTGGCTGTACTTTTTAGACGATCCCTAACCACTCAGAGGCGCAGATGTAATTCCATAGAGATCAATGTCATTTCTAATTTGCAATGCGTTAGTGATTCTGTCAGAAAAGAGGTTGTAGTCCAGTGCATAAGTTGCCAGGTTCAGAATTTAGTGTTAGTATCTTATTTGGACGTTTCGTTCCTGAGCTATTGAAGTAGGAAGTCCGAATATCCCAATATAAAACTAACTTTATCGCAGTATTTTAATGTATGAGTCTGTCCCGGTTGATTTTGCTGCGCAGGTGCCAGGTGCGCGTTTTACCAGGTCGTCTCTATGTGGCGGACAACGGGAGTTCCGggtatgtgagtgtttgttttaattttttgacgATTCGTCTCGTTATGCGACGACCGGGAGTTCTGGCTTTGTGAcctaatataaaaatgttataaaagtgtattttaaaGTTGACGATTCATGGGCTTGCAATGGGGCGAGCTGAATTTGTTTGCCAGTtataaacagaaacaggaagggTGAAGTGCTGTTTTTATGAGTTATTTTGCATTGTCGATTGGGCCTttgtcactgtttttttatgtgtaccACTATTTGTATGGAATGCTATTTCTTGAACTTGGACTTGAACTGTCACAAGACATAGATTTTGCTACTAAATCCGGCTACTTATTGGTCTGCTGGGTCAGGAAATTAGGTCTGACTCGGTAGAAATAATGataaaggtaaataaataaaagttacgtgggagaacaaataaaatgagggTTCAGGACACGGAACAAGGCCTGCAAGCCCTTTTATACTGGTCTGGGCTGCCGTATTCAGATTACGCTCAGAATCGTACCATAGACCAAgggatgaataaaatattttttcttagcCTTTTTGCGTGCTATATTTAACCATGCTACACAAAATTGTTTCTTCATAAGACAGGCAAACAGTAATACCGACAAAGATGGAACAGTCTAAACAGTATTGTGACAGATTTATGTTCATTGCGCTACTTGCTGTGTAGGGCAAGATGCACTTGGGGGCATTCCGAACACAGTCGCGAGTTAAAGTAATAACCCTGGAATACACTTTCGCAGAATTAACTTATTTTAATGTTGTAATAACATCACGCTTGAGGTTCTAAATAAATTGTGCTGTTAacggtttttttaaatcacattttgtaTTGTAAAGAGCCAGGTTTTGCAtagtaatgtaaatgtgattcCTGATTTTGTGTGCGAAAATGAGGGTGAGAAAACAACCATTTTTAACAACCAAGAGCGGACATAATTGAGAACAGCAttactgcagtgtgaaaagccCTGTAAAGTGATACACTGGGGTATAAAAAAGCCTGTCCACCTTTGGAGAATTACAAAACTTTGTTGCATCTTGGGGTCACCAGTTTTCCAAATCTACAATTAATTGCTACAATTAGCTcaaaggtacaaaaaaaattggaggcgtgcctgtgtgtgtgttcagtgtgttctcatTGTATGTGTTCACAGGTTGGGTAATTTGGGTCAGAATCCACTTGCGCTCTAGTCTGGTCTGATGTGTTACGGTCTCCTgaggtagggggcgctgtttccaAAATGAGTCTCTCAGGGGAGCCAGAGAATAAAGATGGAATCCACAACACTGACAGAAAGAGGTATAAATGCATGCATCagatatttaatgtgatatccgttagagctgcagtaagaggatcagtttaactgaaagctctgtctccatgttttattttcacagagtccaggtagaaagagcagggtcacctgtacccagctgtgtgtctatgaagagtgattaTTCAATGGATCCTCCATTCTACTTCAAAGGAGAGCCCACAGGTGATTCAAGGTAAGTGAATGGGTTCATATTAGTACTTCTGATTAATTTATCCTAAATCTCACTGGCAACTTTCAGGTGTAGGTTGGCTGCTCCATGTCACATTTAAGGATAAGTGGAATGTATGATGGCACATTCAGGTGTCGGTGGGATGTATTttgtcacattcaggtgtaggtcaCAGGCGATGCGATCTCCCCCCAAAATTAACTATAACACTGTGCAAATCAAAAAACCAATTCAGCAagtaggaaaaaatattttttctgatcATGCAAGAAGAGGCAGAAAGAAAGGCCACCAAGAGATTAGAGGAAAGCAcgaacaaaaaacagaaaccagaatTCGTACCACTCATGCACTCTCACCCatgctcccagaatgcaccacgcagagagagagagagagagagagagagagagagagagagctggaagtCTGGGAGCCTGACATGTTTATACAGGAGGTTTTAAAGCTTACGTCAAATTGTTTCTCCATGTATCTTCATGTTTTgctcacagggtccaggtagaaagagcagggtcacctgtacccagctgtgtgtctgtgaagagtgatcattcaatggatccTCCATTCTACTTCAAAGGAGAGCCCACAGGTGATTCAAGGTAAGTGAACGGGTTCATGTTAGTACTTCTGATTAATTTATCCAAAATCTCACTGGCAACTTTCAGGTGTAGGTTGGCTGCTCCATGTCACATTTAAGGATAAGTGGAATGTATGATGGCACATTCAGGTGTCGGTGGGATGTATTttgtcacattcaggtgtaggtcaCAGGCGATGCGATCTCCCCCCAAAATTAACTATAACACTGTGCAAATCAAAAAACCAATTCAGCAagtaggaaaaaatattttttctgatcATGCAAGAAGAGGCAGAAAGAAAGGCCACCAAGAGATTAGAGGAAAGCAcgaacaaaaaacagaaaccagaatTCGTACCACTCATGCACTCTCACCCatgctcccagaatgcaccacgcagagagagagagagagagagagagagagagagagagagagagagagagctagagagctAGAGAGCTGGAAGTCTGGGAGCCTGACATGTTTATACAGGAGGTTTTAAAGCTTACGTCAAATTGTTTCTCCATGTATCTTCATGTTTTgctcacagggtccaggtagaaagagcagggtcacctgtacccagctgtgtgtctatgaagagtgattaTTCAATGGATCCTCCATTCTACTTCAAAGGAGAGCCCACAGGTGATTCAAGGTAAGTGAACAAGTTCATGTTAGTACTTCTGATTAATTTATCCTAAATCTCACTGGCAACTTTCAGGTGTAGGTTGGCTGCTCCATGTCACATTCAAGGGAAGGTGGGGTgtattatatcacattcaggtagGCGGAGTTTATTATGTCATGTTCAGGTGTCGGTGGGATGTATTttgtcacattcaggtgtaggtcaCAGGCGATGCGATCTCCCCCCAAAATTAACTATAACACTGTGCAAATCAAAAAACCAATTCAGCAagtaggaaaaaatattttttctgatcATGCAAGAAGAGGCAGAAAGAAAGGCCACCAAGAGATTAGAGGAAAGCaggaacaaaaaacagaaaccagaatTCGTACCACTCATGCACTCTCACCCatgctcccagcatgcatcacgcagagagagagagagagagagagagagagagagctggaagtGTGGGAGCCTGACATGTTTATACAGGAGGTTTTAAAGCTTACATCAAATTGTTTCTCCATGTATCTTCATGTTTTgctcacagggtccaggtagaaagagcagggtcacctgtacccagctgtgtgtctgtgaagagTGATTATTCAATGGATCCTCCATTCTACTTCAAAGGAGAGCCCACAGGTGATTCAAGGTAAGTGAATGGGTTCATATTAGTACTTCTGATTAATTTATCCTAAATCTCACTGGCAACTTTCAGGTGTAGGTTGGCTGCTCCATGTCACATTTAAGGATAAGTGGAATGTATGATggcacattcaggtgtaggtgggtgtttTATGtcatagccgcgtttccaccgcaggaactataccccggaactaggaaccttttgaggaacttagtacatttccaccgcaggaactagggtctaaatttagttcctggggctttattttaccccccagaaggttcctgctcggggggtagtactttccgaaagtacaggaaccttttgggtggagcttgcagcactgaacatttctgattggtcgagtactcgcagcatttttttgtgttttttgttttcaggcgccatgtttaaaaataagcaggcgcaaaccaatttattttcataataacttcaaatcaagcttgtatgttatgcggcgcagtagcctacttttggttatagcctgccaacatcttggaattataacgtgtgctcttctgctcttttcttgctttagtattcattttataaaatgctaagcattcgtgctgggacagcatattatgtactaaaacattcaaacggattaatttggttgctgaatattttcttctggattttctttgttagcccgttgtaattgactcaaaacgtttgatacagttacgtgaggtatgcggtagttctgcgtaattaacattggtgatacagtaaaagcaaactggaaatcaccttctgcactttttgtcagggtaaaataaaaggttaattctagtaaccgtccctttagctttttcagactgccgtaattttactccattttactgccattcttcaattccacgaaaagaccaggaagaccatggactaatttatggtgcatggttcgcatctggagggcacacttcgctgctcggctagcagtaacttcgaaggaaagcaaacggtggctgtaccactactaatttacattttcacgcaagtccgagttttcattctattcttgtcattttgcgattagcctatatggaattgacgacgagaaagtaatcaaacagcaaattgtttacaacgtgtgcatgttttctgctgttgttgccagttatacatataaatgtgaatgcattctgtcgcttcggatgtcaagacatgaaagcgaatgttcgcataaaaacataatgaatgtgtttgagaggatatatgaaaatcaataaatacaaaagtaaccattgttggtaacccgttgtatataagtggaataaacccctccaggctgtcccggttattagaaaataatgtaggctacttcggtggtagtatggggttacagaagaaatcatatgacagatggaccgacgacaacgtcgctttttcatgtgggctaatttgcctaatcttcgcggtactttagaccccggtggaaacgcagacaaccattggctgaaggaaccttttagttcctggtaaagtagttcctgggactgaaagttccgggtaattttggtggaaacgcggctatattcaggtgtaggtgggtgcaTCATGTTACATTCAGGTATAGGTGATAGGGTGGAGGaagatgccactatttgtatttgtatctttATTTGTTCGACCAACAAAATGATTTGTATTCGTATTCAGTATAAACCGGAAATGGGCGTGGCATAAACTGGAAGTGGGCGTGGTATAAACTGGAAGTTGGTGAAGTTCAAACGGAAACtgcataaaatgtcaaaaattccagatttttaccattataatcactggcactgctattATTGAGATATTATGGCATTAAAGTCATGGCTTTAAAATGATATCAGTAATAATCGGCCTAATAAGGTCGCcctaatttgctttttaaagctgtatttaacaaacaatgacctatatgttatatatctgtaacaggcttttataacactaaggtaaacagtcaaatcaagttttGAACataggaaaaatatttttattgatcaaACATAGTTActcatccttactctgaacAGCATAGTATGAATtgcatgaaccccaccaccacccctacctgagggacacttaagtcaattataaactgaaaaactgcttttataattcaaaaaaatagttcctcatcttcattatgaagTTCTGTATGCTACAAactccttttttgttgttttttgtttgttaatatgtCTCTCCTTTTTGTTAAAACCCCACTTTACCtgcactgtatgtttgatttgcataagcttggataaattaaataaagcatcAAAAAGTACCTGGGTGGAATACATTTTCAGCTATTATGCTCTTCCTCAAATTTCTcccaagttgtattttgtgaagacaagctcctgcacatgagctggcAGCAGCTAAtttgataaatattatgaaaaatatattggtaaatggtaaatggactgcatttatatagcgcttttatccaaagcgctttacaattgatgcctctcattcgccagagcagttaggggttaggtgtcttgctcaaggacacttcgacatgcccagggcggggtttgaaccggcaaccctccgactgccagacaatcggtcttacctcctgagctatgtcgcccctcaaAG
This window encodes:
- the LOC118216577 gene encoding uncharacterized protein LOC118216577 encodes the protein MSLSGEPENKDGIHNTDRKRVQVERAGSPVPSCVSVKSDHSMDPPFYFKGEPTGDSRVQVERAGSPVPSCVSMKSDYSMDPPFYFKGEPTGDSRVQVERAGSPVPSCVSVKSDYSMDPPFYFKGEPTGDSRVQVERAGSPVPSCMSRKSDHSMDPPFYFKGEPTGDSRLQVKRPGSPVHSSQSTKRICTMDPTLAFRGEFTGDQRVQVEGAGSPVPSCMSMKSDHSMDPPFYFRGEFTGNSR